The sequence AAGAATCTTTTTCCCAGCAGACACATCCGCCACATAGCGAAAACCATCTTTATAAAAAACTACTGTCTCTGCCATAGCTTACTCCCCGCTCGAGCTCGATGGACTCGTTGATGATGGCTCTGTAGAAGAGGTTGAACTAGAGGTTGAACTAGACGTCGAACTTGTACCTGTTTCCACCTGTGACCCATCTTCATTCAAAATCGTAGTTCGGGTATCCCAATACTTTTGATACTCCGCTTTCAACTCATCCAAGGTTGTTTCCCGCTCTTCTCCCGACAAAGTCGTATTTTCACGAACCTGTTCCATTTGCTGATAAAGAGCATACAAAATCAAATCCGAATCATCCAAACGCTTGGCCAAATCCAAAGCTTCTTGGCTATTACCACGACCAATTTCAATCCAGTAGTCCAAGTATTGCTCATCTGATTTGAGCGTTACATTATTTAAGATAACAGAACGTTGTTCATTACTCAAATCAAACCCTTGGATGTAGGCATAGGCAAGCGTGTATTTTTGAGTGTAGGGAAGATTAGAGACCTCTACCCGCTCCAGCTCACTAATCACCCCAGGATAGTCCACCTTGATGAAGGCCGTATCCGCATCCAGCATTTTTTCCTTGAAGGGATTGTGCATGAAAACTAGATAAATCAGCGGCAAGACCAATAATCCTGCCAGAGCAGAAAGCCAGATGGTCGCATAGCGATAGAGACGGTGCTTAGAGCGAGAAACCCTTGTCAAAGTCGCCTTCTCCTCCTCCAACTTATCCTGAAAATAGCCCTGCAAAAGTCCTTCCAAACTATCCATATCCTCTGCCTTGCGAATGGTATCTAAGAACTCCGGTACAGGAACCACATCCAGCGCACCATTGTAAAGATCCATAAAATCATGCTCTGTAAATAAGGCAAGGATATAAGATTTTAATTGCTTCAACAAATCCGCAGCATCCAAGGTCTGAGGCACCATCTTCTCCGGGATAGCCCGATAGGCTAGTTTGGCCCGACCATCCTTAGTAATAAAGACAGATGACGGATGCACGAAAAAGGTGATTGGCAATTTCAAAGCCTGCTTCAATTCTAAAACATTGAGAGAAAGTCGTAGTTTTTCAGAGACCTCTTTCTCTTTCATGTCCTCAAAGGTTTGCCCAAATGCATCCAGATGATAGGTGAAATGAACTGTATCTTCATCCACCGTCATTTCCTGTTGTAAAAATTGAGGGTGGTGCAGATCCAACAAGAGCAGGTCAGATAGCTCTTGAGTTGCCACATCAGACCGTTTTACATCAAGGTGCCACTCTTTATCACCCTTTAAAAAGACAAATTCCTGTCCACCAAAGACAAATGTTTCTTCTTTCACCCTAAACCTCCAAAACCTCTACAATATCTCCCGTTGTCACAGGATAATCGGCTAATACTTTCCCTTCGTCCAAAATGAACCCCTTATTAACAACATGGAGTTGGTATTTTTTTCTAGCATTCTCTTTTTCGAAGATGCCATCCAACTCCTTGATTAATCTCCTAACCTCAATGTGAGTCGGAATCCGTAAGTCCCTGATTCGTCCTCCATCATGTAAGGTAACATTGATATGCGTCTCCATCTCATCTCCTCCAATAGACCACTAGAAGATTATTCCAGGCCTACTTCATCCTTACCCATCAAATAGGTTGCTAAACTTGCAAGCAATAGAATGCCAACTACAATAGAAGCAAAAAACAGGCCAGAGAGAAGCCCTGCTGGAGCCCCCTCTGTCCCACTATCTACCTTGGTTGTCATCACCTTATGGGTCCGAGTATCAAACAAGGTCCCCACTTGCAAAATATCCGTGCTTGGTTTCTCACCAGTTTGGAATAGGCTATTTAGCTGATGCTCTAATAATACTTGATCAGCTTCTTTTTTGGCAGTCAATTCTGCTTGATCTGGCGCCAGAAACAAAGATTGGACCAGTAAATCCTGACTACCTATTTTCTTTTCTTTTTCTACTTCAATGCGTGAACTATCAATTTGAAGACTATTGTCTCCAAGTTCGGACGCTTCTATCCCAACCGGAAGAAAGAGAACCAGGCAACTAAGAACAAGTGCTATCTTTTTCATTTAATCCTCTTTTTTATTTAGGAATTTTTCCACATCAACAAAAGCATTCAAAGCCGCAAAACCAAGCCCCAATACGAGCGCCGTAGCAATCACTGTCAGACTGGCAGCTTGGCCATCAAAGTAACCAGATAAACTATTTTCTAAAACAGAAAGAGGGTTGATAGCTTTCAGTGTTGCAGGCAGGCCTGTCAAACTAGCAGTTGTACCAATGGCATTGGATAGGTAAATAAAGCTGATAACCATGAAGAAGCTAATCCCCATGCCAAGTCCTTTAGCATTTTTTATCAATAGATACTGACCTTGTGCTAGTAATAGGCTAAACAAGGTAATCATCAGCACCCAAGTCGGGATCAACTCGCTATCAATCTGCAACTGTTGACTTGATACAACCCCGATCAATCCACCGACCAGAAGTGATAGAACGCTGAGCACAGTCACCGTTACTAAATCTGTATCCTCTAGACGGCTGACTTTAAACTTATCTTTCACAGCCTTAATCACACGATGAGTACCAAAAACATAAGCTGCAAACAGGGCCACCATCTCCAAGAGTAAAATCCAGGTGAAAGGTCTGTAGGTGTTGACTGTTGCTTTTACAGATGAAGACGATTCTGTCAATGGTGCAGACAAGAAATCCAAAATCACTTCATTTGGAACACCATTGTCATAGGTATTGCTTAAGACAGAAGTAAAGGTTTTGACAAAGTCGCCATTTTCAGCCAATTCTGATTCAAATCTCTCCATCAAGGAAGTTGCCTCTGAAGAAAGGCGATTTCCACTTTCTTGCGCTGCTTGCACATCATCTGTAAAGGTTGTAAAAATGGTATTAACATTGGTTGCCTCTTCGACGTTTTGAGTTGATAGTGTCTTGACTTCATCAGTAATCGAAAGTGAGGCATCCAGTTCTGTAGCAAGAGCTGCTAGTTCTGTATCATGTGTTCCTTGAAGAGAGGCCTGCTGCTCTTGCCCTTCTGCAATCGCCTGAGCCCGTGCCTTGATGTCATCTAAAAATGCTAATTGATTGGCAATCTGTTGTGCTAAATCAGAATTTGTT is a genomic window of Streptococcus sp. 29896 containing:
- a CDS encoding EsaB/YukD family protein, with protein sequence METHINVTLHDGGRIRDLRIPTHIEVRRLIKELDGIFEKENARKKYQLHVVNKGFILDEGKVLADYPVTTGDIVEVLEV
- the essA gene encoding type VII secretion protein EssA — translated: MKKIALVLSCLVLFLPVGIEASELGDNSLQIDSSRIEVEKEKKIGSQDLLVQSLFLAPDQAELTAKKEADQVLLEHQLNSLFQTGEKPSTDILQVGTLFDTRTHKVMTTKVDSGTEGAPAGLLSGLFFASIVVGILLLASLATYLMGKDEVGLE
- the essB gene encoding type VII secretion protein EssB, with protein sequence MKEETFVFGGQEFVFLKGDKEWHLDVKRSDVATQELSDLLLLDLHHPQFLQQEMTVDEDTVHFTYHLDAFGQTFEDMKEKEVSEKLRLSLNVLELKQALKLPITFFVHPSSVFITKDGRAKLAYRAIPEKMVPQTLDAADLLKQLKSYILALFTEHDFMDLYNGALDVVPVPEFLDTIRKAEDMDSLEGLLQGYFQDKLEEEKATLTRVSRSKHRLYRYATIWLSALAGLLVLPLIYLVFMHNPFKEKMLDADTAFIKVDYPGVISELERVEVSNLPYTQKYTLAYAYIQGFDLSNEQRSVILNNVTLKSDEQYLDYWIEIGRGNSQEALDLAKRLDDSDLILYALYQQMEQVRENTTLSGEERETTLDELKAEYQKYWDTRTTILNEDGSQVETGTSSTSSSTSSSTSSTEPSSTSPSSSSGE